The Mercurialis annua linkage group LG2, ddMerAnnu1.2, whole genome shotgun sequence genome contains a region encoding:
- the LOC126668655 gene encoding uncharacterized protein LOC126668655 — protein sequence MANFANRPEENLSSPFFLHPNENPSLILVSNVLNEGNYHSWYRSMKMTLISKKKYKFVDGSIITPAVTEQIYPAWERCNTMVMSWLYRSVSPTISQSISCMNTVMDIWNDHKERFSQGDAFRIGHIQEEIYAFHQNSLSVTEYFTHLKTLWDELMSLNPLPVCMCIPKCGCNAFDLIRKRQSNDQVIKFSKGLNEQFGNVRHQILMTEPLPAMNKVFSMVMQSERQNIIFSNMKNGIDLNIMMTRSSGPAQFATENYESNICYARGRGTNNYSRGSYNRFSGYNSQVNKSKTCSHCGYFGHTVDICYKKHGYPPGYQPKYRAESSFANQVEYAGNPFENDGNVDYNGYKEELNQNYKTGNTESIPPPGAPFPFSQEQCQRLMALLQADENKVASTSSGSISNVNSLSANFHAIAEDQGTLPKCLFNAISFKNTWILDTGATYHIVCNSSFLHSSTAVDNVHVKLPNGHLVPVSHIGTIQLTDRLILHNVLLVPDFTFNLISASKLTDDQNICLILYHDSCFIQEMHTWRMIGLAKKQEGLYILVQETASVLQCNKESQKTEKKQQQIFGTID from the coding sequence ATGGCGAACTTTGCAAATAGACCAGAAGAAAATCTTTCTAGTCCTTTCTTTCTTCATCCAAATGAGAATCCCTCTCTCATTCTGGTTTCAAACGTACTTAATGAAGGCAATTACCATTCGTGGTACAGATCTATGAAAATGACGCTAATCtccaagaaaaaatataaatttgttgaTGGATCAATAATCACACCTGCTGTAACTGAACAGATTTACCCTGCGTGGGAGAGATGTAACACAATGGTCATGTCATGGCTTTACAGGTCAGTTTCACCTACTATATCACAGAGTATTTCATGTATGAACACTGTTATGGATATATGGAATGATCATAAGGAACGTTTTTCTCAAGGAGATGCTTTTAGAATTGGACATATACAGGAAGAAATCTATGCTTTTCACCAAAATTCATTATCTGTTACTGAATACTTCACTCACCTGAAAACTCTTTGGGATGAGTTGATGAGCTTAAACCCTTTACCTGTTTGTATGTGCATTCCTAAGTGTGGATGCAAtgcttttgatttgattcgtaagcGCCAATCAAATGATCAAGTGATTAAATTTTCGAAAGGATTAAATGAACAGTTTGGGAATGTGAGACATCAGATTTTGATGACAGAACCTTTGCCTGCTATGAATAAAGTTTTTTCAATGGTAATGCAAAGTGAAAGACAGAATATCATtttttcaaatatgaaaaatggaATTGATTTAAACATCATGATGACAAGAAGTTCTGGCCCTGCTCAGTTTGCTACTGAGAATTATGAATCAAACATCTGTTATGCTAGAGGAAGAGGAACAAATAACTATTCTAGAGGAAGTTATAACAGATTTAGTGGATACAATTCACAAGTGAATAAGTCAAAAACTTGCTCTCATTGTGGCTACTTTGGTCACACAGTGGATATATGCTATAAAAAGCATGGGTACCCACCTGGATACCAACCTAAATATAGAGCTGAGTCCTCCTTTGCCAATCAAGTGGAATATGCAGGAAACCCTTTTGAGAATGATGGCAATGTTGACTATAATGGCTACAAAGAAGAGTTGAATCAAAATTACAAGACTGGCAACACAGAATCTATTCCACCCCCTGGTGCACCTTTTCCTTTTTCTCAGGAACAATGCCAAAGGTTAATGGCTCTTCTCCAGGCTGATGAAAATAAAGTTGCTAGTACTAGCTCAGGAAGTATTTCAAATGTCAACTCTCTTTCTGCAAACTTCCATGCTATAGCTGAGGATCAAGGTACACTACCTAAATGTCTTTTTAATGccatatcttttaaaaatacatgGATTCTGGACACAGGGGCTACATACCATATAGTTTGCAATTCATCCTTCCTGCATTCTTCCACTGCTGTTGACAATGTTCATGTTAAGCTGCCAAATGGACATTTAGTTCCTGTATCACATATAGGGACCATCCAGTTGACAGACAGACTAATTTTGCATAATGTTCTTCTTGTCCCTGATTTTACATTCAACTTGATTTCAGCAAGCAAGTTGACAGATGATCAAAACATTTGCTTAATTCTATACCATGATTCTTGTTTCATTCAGGAGATGCATACATGGAGAATGATTGGCTTAGCTAAAAAACAGGAAGGGCTTTACATTCTAGTTCAAGAGACTGCTTCTGTCTTGCAGTGTAATAAAGAGTCTCAGAAAACAGAAAAAAAGCAACAACAGATATTTGGCACTATAGATTAG
- the LOC126670093 gene encoding proteasome subunit beta type-7-A-like: MTKSGAQKGGFSFDLCKRNEMLAKKGLGPPTSYRKTGTTIVGLIFQDGVILGADTRATEGPIVCDKNCEKIHYMAPNIYCCGAGTAADTEAVTDMVSSQLHLHRYHTGRESRVITALTLLKKHLFNYQGHVSAALVLGGVDCTGPHLHTIYPHGSTDTLPFATMGSGSLAAMAIFESKYKEGLNRDEGIKLVTEAICSGVFNDLGSGSNVDICVITKGEKEYLRNHLQPNPRTYVNPIGYTFSKKTEVLLTKITPLKQTAKEVIEGGEAMEE, encoded by the exons ATGACGAAATCAGGAGCTCAAAAGGGCGGATTCAGTTTCGATCTTTGCAAAAGAAATGAGATGCTGGCAAAGAAGGGACTGGGTCCTCCTACTTCTTACAGAAAAACTGGAACCACAATTGTCGGCCTCATTTTCCag GATGGTGTCATTCTTGGGGCAGACACTAGAGCAACGGAAGGCCCCATTGTATGTGATAAGAACTGTGAAAAGATTCATTATATGGCACCCAACATCTACTGTTGTGGAGCAGGAACTGCTGCTGATACTGAGGCAGTAACAG ACATGGTCAGCTCACAGCTGCATTTACACCGCTACCACACTGGCCGAGAATCAAGGGTTATCACAGCATTGACGCTTCTTAAGAAACATCTTTTCAA TTATCAAGGTCATGTTTCGGCTGCTTTAGTGCTTGGTGGAGTAGACTGTACTGGGCCTCATTTACATACT ATTTATCCACATGGATCAACTGACACATTGCCATTTGCTACAATGGGTTCCGGTTCTCTTGCTGCAATGGCTATTTTTGAATCAAAGTATAAAGAAGGATTGAAT AGAGATGAAGGTATAAAGCTTGTGACTGAAGCGATATGCTCTGGTGTTTTCAATGACTTGGGAAGTGGAAGCAATGTTGATATTTGTGTAATTACAAAG GGAGAGAAGGAATACTTAAGGAACCACTTGCAACCAAATCCACGTACCTATGTCAATCCAATCGGCTACACTTTTTCAAAGAAGACTG AGGTGCTATTGACAAAGATCACGCCATTGAAGCAGACAGCAAAGGAAGTGATTGAAGGAGGCGAAGCAATGGAAGAATGA